One Nitrospirota bacterium DNA segment encodes these proteins:
- the rlmB gene encoding 23S rRNA (guanosine(2251)-2'-O)-methyltransferase RlmB has protein sequence MFEALRAQRKIKAIYIHAGRHKDVERLRNEAEIRGIPVKLMNRAFFDSRFPKGNQGVAVEVSERGYVGFDELMDVPIEKNEKAFFLILDGIEDPRNLGAILRSSEASGVHGVIIEKHRSASLSPETVKASAGASEYVAVSMVSNIKNAIEEMKKQGIFVLGAEGGSNLTPYDIDLTVPLCLVIGSEARGLRMTVKARCDKIVSLPMRGKIDSLNVSVAGGILLYEILRQRLRKT, from the coding sequence GTGTTTGAAGCACTGAGGGCTCAAAGAAAGATTAAGGCAATATATATCCACGCAGGAAGACATAAGGATGTGGAAAGACTCAGGAATGAGGCTGAGATAAGAGGGATCCCTGTCAAGCTGATGAACCGTGCTTTTTTCGATAGCAGGTTTCCAAAAGGCAATCAGGGTGTAGCAGTAGAGGTATCAGAGAGAGGCTATGTAGGGTTTGATGAGCTCATGGATGTCCCTATAGAAAAAAACGAAAAAGCTTTTTTCCTTATACTCGATGGCATCGAAGACCCGCGAAACCTTGGGGCAATACTCAGGTCCTCCGAGGCATCGGGAGTTCATGGAGTTATAATCGAAAAGCATAGGTCAGCAAGCCTTAGTCCCGAGACTGTTAAGGCATCTGCAGGTGCCTCTGAATATGTAGCAGTCTCGATGGTATCGAATATCAAAAATGCAATCGAGGAGATGAAAAAACAGGGCATCTTCGTTTTAGGAGCAGAAGGAGGCTCAAATCTTACTCCATATGACATAGACCTCACTGTGCCCCTCTGTCTTGTAATAGGCTCTGAAGCAAGAGGGCTCAGAATGACTGTTAAAGCCCGATGCGATAAGATAGTTAGCCTTCCAATGAGAGGAAAAATCGATTCCCTTAATGTCTCGGTGGCTGGAGGCATACTTTTGTATGAGATTTTAAGGCAGAGACTTAGAAAAACTTAG